The genomic DNA TAAGGGTGTGGCAGTTTTGCTATATATTAGCGTTTGTCATTCTTAAAACTCATTGGCCAGTTGTGACTTCATTTCAATAAATAGATCAAGTTCTGTTCGAATCTCTTGACACTTGAGTCGTGTTGTAATGCCGCTCCACATTATTTAATATTGTTCACTACAATCCTACATTGATGTGGTTGTTTTGTAAGCAAGAACAATCGTGGTTTGTCCCATGTAACCTCTTTCTGGAGGTTTACTTCGGTTATTTACTGCCCCAGAAGTCAGCCACAGACGTCTACTGCCCCAGAAGCCAGCCACAGACGTCTACTGCCCCCAGAAGCCAGCCACAGACGTCTACTGCCCCCAGAAGCCAGCCACAGACGTCTACTGCACCCAGAAGCCAGCCACAGACGTCTACTGCCCCCAGAAGTCAGCCACAGACGTCTACTGCCCCCAGAAGTCAGCCACAGACGTTTACTGCCCCAGAAGCCAGCCACAGCCACAGACGTTTACTGCCCCCAGAAGTCAGCCACAGACGTTTACTGCCCCAGAAGCCAGCCACAGACGTCTACTGCCCCCAGAAGTCAGCCACAGACGTCTACTGCCCCCAGAAGTCAGCCACAGACGTCTACTGCCCCCAGACGTCAGCCACAGACGTCTACTGCCCCCAGAAGTCAGCCACAGACGTCTACTGCCCCCAGAAGTCAGCCACAGACGTTTACTGCCCCAGAAGCCAGCCACAGCCACAGACGTTTACTGCCCCAGAAGCCAGCCACAGACGTTTACTGCCCCAGAAGCCAGCCACAGACGTCTACTGCCCCAGAAGCCAGCCACAGACGTCTACTGCCCCAGAAGCCAGCCACAGACGTCTACTGCCCCAGAAGTCAGCCACAGACGTCTACTGCCCCAGAAGTCAGCCACAGACGTCTACTGCCCCAGAAGCCAGCCACAGACGTCTACTGCCCCAGAAGCCAGCCACAGACGTCTACTGCCCCAGAAGCCAGCCACAGACGTCTACTGCCCCAGAAGCCAGCCACAGACGTCTACTGCCCCAGAAGTCAGCCACAGACGTCTACTGCCCCAGAAGCCAGCCACAGACGTCTTCTGCCCCAGAAGCCAGCCACAGACGTCTACTGCCCCAGAAGCCAGCCACAGACGTCAACTGCTCCAGAAGCCAGCCACAGACGTCTACTGCCCCAGAAGCCAGCCACAGACGTCTACTGCCCCAGAAGCCAGCCACAGACGTCTACTGCCCCAGAAGCCAGCCACAGACGTCTACTGCCCCAGAAGCCAGCCACAGACGTCTACTGCCCCAGAAGCCAGCCACAGACGTCTACTGCCCCAGAAGCCAGCCACAGACGTCTACTGCCCCAGAAGCCATCCACAGACGTCTACTGCCCCAGAAGCCAGCCACAGATGTCTACTGCCCCAGAAGCCAGCCACAGACGTCTACTGCCCCAGAAGCCAGCCACAGACGTCTACTGCCCCAGAAGCCAGCCACAGACGTCTACTGCCCCAGAAGTCAGCCACAGACGTCTACTGCCCCAGAAGCCAGCCACACACGTCTACTGCCCCAGAAGCCAGCCACAGACGTCTACTGCCCCAGAAGCCAGCCACAGACGTCTACTGCCCCAGAAGCCAGCCACAGACGTCTACTGCCCCAGAAGCCAGCCACAGACGTCTACTGCCCCAGAAGCCAGCCACAGACGTCTACTGCCCCAGAAGCCAGCCACAGACGTCTACTGCCCCAGAAGCCAGCCACAGACGTCTACTGCCCCAGAAGCCAGCCACAGACGTCTACTGCCCCAGAAGCCAGCCACAGACGTCTACTGCCCCGGAAGCCAGCCACAGACGTCTACTGCCCCGGAAGCCAGCCACAGACGTCTACTGCCCCGGAAGCCAGCCACAGACGTCTACTGCCCCCAGAAGTCAGCCACAGACGTCTACTGCCCCCAGAAGTAAGCCACAGACGTCCACTGCCCCAGAAGTCAGCCACAGACGTCCACTGCCCCAGAAGTCAGCCACAGACGTCTACTGCCCCAGAAGTCAGCCACAGACGTCTACTGCCCCCAGAAGTCAGCCACAGACGTCCACTGCCCCAGAAGTCAGCCACAGACGTCCACTGCCCCAGAAGTCAGCCACAGACGTCTACTGCCCCAGAAGTCAGCCACAGACGTCTACTGCCCCCAGAAGTCAGCCACAGACGTCTACTGCCCCCAGAAGTCAGCCACAGACGTCTACTGCCCCCAGACGTCAGCCACAGACGTCTACTGCCCCCAGAAGTCAGCCACAGACGTCTACTGCCCCCAGAAGTCAGTTACAGACGTTTACTGCCCCAGAAGCCAGCCACAGCCACAGACGTTTACTGCCCCAGAAGCCAGCCACAGCCACAGACGTTTACTGCCCCAGAAGCCAGCCACAGCCACAGACGTTTACTGCCCCAGAAGCCAGCCACAGCCACAGACGTTTACTGCCCCAGAAGCCAGCCACAGCCACAGACGTTTACTGCCCCAGAAGCCAGCCACAGCCACAGACGTTTACTGCCCCAGAAGCCAGCCACAGCCACAGACGTTTACTGCCCCAGAAGCCAGCCACAGACGTCTACTGCCCCAGAAGCCAGCCACAGCCACAGACGTTTACTGCCCCAGAAGCCAGCCACAGACGTCTACTGCCCCAGAAGTCAGCCACAGACGTCTACTGCCCCAGAAGTCAGCCACAGACGTCTACTGCCCCAGAAGCCAGCCACAGACGTCTACTGCCCCAGAAGCCAGCCACAGACGTCTACTGCCCAGAAGCCAGCCACAGACGTCTACTGCCCCAGAAGCCAGCCACAGACGTCTACTGCCCAGAAGCCAGCCACAGACGTCTACTGCCCCAGAAGCCAGCCACAGACGTCTACTGCCCCAGAAGCCAGCCACAGACGTCTACTGCCCCAGAAGCCAGCCACAGACGTCTACTGCCCCAGAAGCCAGCCACAGACGTCTACTGCCCCAGAAGCCAGCCACAGACGTCTACTGCCCCAGAAGCCAGCCACAGACGTCTACTGCCCCAGNNNNNNNNNNNNNNNNNNNNNNNNNNNNNNNNNNNNNNNNNNNNNNNNNNNNNNNNNNNNNNNNNNNNNNNNNNNNNNNNNNNNNNNNNNNNNNNNNNNNNNNNNNNNNNNNNNNNNNNNNNNNNNNNNNNNNNNNNNNNNNNNNNNNNNNNNNNNNNNNNNNNNNNNNNNNNNNNNNNNNNNNNNNNNNNNNNNNNNNNNNNNNNNNNNNNNNNNNNNNNNNNNNNNNNNNNNNNNNNNNNNNNNNNNNNNNNNNNNNNNNNNNNNNNNNNNNNNNNNNNNNNNNNNNNNNNNNNNNNNNNNNNNNNNNNNNNNNNNNNNNNNNNNNNNNNNNNNNNNNNNNNNNNNNNNNNNNNNNNNNNNNNNNNNNNNNNNNNNNNNNNNNNNNNNNNNNNNNNNNNNNNNNNNNNNNNNNNNNNNNNNNNNNNNNNNNNNNNNNNNNNNNNNNNNNNNNNNNNNNNNNNNNNNNNNNNNNNNNNNNNNNNNNNNNNNNNNNNNNNACTACTAGCACCATGCGGTATTCAGCTACTAGCACCATGCAGGGTATCAGCTACTAGCAACATGGCGGGTATCAACTACTAGCACCATGCAGGTATCAGCTACTAGCAACATGCGGGTATCAACTACTAGCACCATGCGGGTATCAACTACTAGCACCATGCGGGTTATCAGACTACTAGCACCATGCGGGTATCAGCTACTAGCAACATGcggtatcagctactagcaccatTGCGGTATCAAGCTTACTAGCAACATGCGGGTATCAGCTACTAGCAACCATGGCGGGTATCAACTACTTAGCACCATGCTGGTATCAACTACTAGCACCATGCgggtatcagctactagcaccatGCGGGTATCAACTACTAGCACCATTGCGGGTATCAACTACTAGCACCATGCGGGTATCAACTACTAGCACCATGCGGGTATCAGCTACTAGCAACATGCAGGTATCAACTACTAGCAACATGCGGGTATCAACTACTAGCAACATGCGGGTATCAACTACTAGCACCATGCGGGTATCAACTACTAGCAACATGCAGGTATCAACTACTAGCACCATGCGGAGTATCAGCTACTAGCAACATGCAGGTATCAGCTACTAGCAACATGCGGGTATCAACTACTAGCACCATGCGGGTATCAACTACTAGCACCATGCGGGTATCAACTACTAGCACCATGCGGGTATCAACTACTAGCAACATGCGGGTATCAACTACTAGCAACATGCGGGTATCAACTACTAGCACCATGCGGGTATCAGCCACTACTAGCACCATGCGGGTATCAACTACTAGCACCATGCGGGTATCAACTACTAGCAACATGCGGGTATCAACTACTAGCAACATGCGGGTATCAACTACTAGCACCATGCGGGTATCAACTACTAGCACCATGCGGGTATCAACTACTAGCAACATGCGGGTATCAACTACTAGCAACATGCGGGTATCAACTACTAGCACCATGCGGGTATCAACTACTAGCACCATGCGGGTATCAACTACTACCACCATGCgggtatcagctactagcaccatGCGGGTATCAACTACTAGCACCATGCGGGTATCAACTACTAGCACCATGCGGGTATCAGCTCTTACACCTAACCAGGCTcattcatcaccccccccccacacatcagcgtgtggggggggggggaagaatgacCTGACAAAGGGTCTTCCGCTAAAGATTCCACCTCGTCGCCTGGGGTCCCGGGTCGATCCCGGTCAACTTCAAGAGGATTCAACCGTAATGGAAATTCAAAGTTATGcgcctctctttttttttttcctttccttGAGATCGTACGAGTTCGGAGTGTGTTGAGGGTGAAGGTTCCCGGCCCTCagaccgggctcaccatagcccgtgctacctggaacttgttccgagtagatgaatctataacaacaacctcTGAACGGtccctatttccccccccccctattttgGGGGGAGCATAAACGGtttggctgttgttgttgattaAGATTTGCtatttggaacaaaaagttcaaagtagcacgggctatggtgagcccgtagtggacttaacggTTTGGGATTTGTTATTGTGTACATACGTTTGTTTGTCAGTGTGTTGGTTGTGTCGAGCTCTAGTCTCTGGGTTCCGCCTTATCGCCTGTGGTTGTTAAGTGGCCCCTCACGTCTACACGTGAACACGTCAGTGGCCCCCTTC from Procambarus clarkii isolate CNS0578487 chromosome 32, FALCON_Pclarkii_2.0, whole genome shotgun sequence includes the following:
- the LOC138370560 gene encoding mucin-4-like encodes the protein MNGKVGQWKISLPAVKTCQTATKTMNYVHWLDERLLNVALRETCATGRQHKSFTFDKDERQLQNVLENKSATDVYCPRSQPQTSTAPRSQPQTSTAPRSQPQTSTAPRSQPQTSTAPRSQPQTSTAPRSQPQTFTAPEASHSHRRLLPPEVSHRRLLPQKPATDVYCPQKSATDVYCPQKSATDVYCPQTSATDVYCPQKSATDVYCPQKSATDVYCPRSQPQPQTFTAPEASHRRLLPQKPATDVYCPRSQPQTSTAPEASHRRLLPQKSATDVYCPRSQPQTSTAPEASHRRLLPQKPATDVYCPRSQPQTSTAPEASHRRLLPQKSATDVYCPRSQPQTSSAPEASHRRLLPQKPATDVNCSRSQPQTSTAPEASHRRLLPQKPATDVYCPRSQPQTSTAPEASHRRLLPQKPATDVYCPRSQPQTSTAPEAIHRRLLPQKPATDVYCPRSQPQTSTAPEASHRRLLPQKPATDVYCPRSQPQTSTAPEASHTRLLPQKPATDVYCPRSQPQTSTAPEASHRRLLPQKPATDVYCPRSQPQTSTAPEASHRRLLPQKPATDVYCPRSQPQTSTAPEASHRRLLPRKPATDVYCPGSQPQTSTAPEASHRRLLPPEVSHRRLLPPEVSHRRPLPQKSATDVHCPRSQPQTSTAPEVSHRRLLPPEVSHRRPLPQKSATDVHCPRSQPQTSTAPEVSHRRLLPPEVSHRRLLPPEVSHRRLLPPDVSHRRLLPPEVSHRRLLPPEVSYRRLLPQKPATATDVYCPRSQPQPQTFTAPEASHSHRRLLPQKPATATDVYCPRSQPQPQTFTAPEASHSHRRLLPQKPATATDVYCPRSQPQTSTAPEASHSHRRLLPQKPATDVYCPRSQPQTSTAPEVSHRRLLPQKPATDVYCPRSQPQTSTAQKPATDVYCPRSQPQTSTAQKPATDVYCPRSQPQTSTAPEASHRRLLPQKPATDVYCPRSQPQTSTAPEASHRRLLPQKPATDTTSTMRVSATSNMRYQLLAPLRYQAY